From one Actinomyces sp. Marseille-P3109 genomic stretch:
- the fucP gene encoding L-fucose:H+ symporter permease translates to MTVVQDSVAEADLVQKAPSNRGFLYPGMLVPFILLVSCFAAWGMAGDMTAPLVKVFRSVFSMNNVQSSLVQSAYYGAYFCLAIPAAFINSRLGYKGGVLIGLGLAAAGGLLFIPASHVMTYSMFLAALFTLASGLSILETSANPFVMSMGPEHNATRRLNFAQAFNPIGSNLGVLIAATLILPHISPATAEQRASMSEAELLSTRSSELQAVMGPFVALSLFYIALAVSIAFVKVTETPVVSTGQPAPSEGRLRRLLGNKRYSFGVVAQYFNIAAQTCIWTFTLHYVTDALGVSDKVAGYWLQASLLVFLVFRFLMVGLMGRFDARKLMIIMCLFGVGLSLFAMVSVNIAGAVAVALMSASISLLFPTIYGEALKGLGEDTKFGAAGLVMSIIGGATMPLVQGWVMDRTSAAFSYVTVGVCLSIVAAYGFYTLRADHEDTVTVASSAA, encoded by the coding sequence ATGACTGTGGTCCAAGACTCCGTGGCTGAGGCGGACCTCGTCCAGAAGGCCCCATCCAATCGAGGGTTCCTGTACCCCGGCATGCTCGTCCCCTTCATCCTCCTCGTCTCTTGCTTCGCAGCGTGGGGAATGGCTGGGGACATGACCGCACCACTGGTCAAGGTCTTCCGCTCGGTGTTCTCCATGAACAACGTCCAGTCCTCCTTGGTGCAGTCCGCCTACTACGGCGCCTACTTCTGTCTGGCGATTCCTGCCGCCTTCATCAACAGCCGTCTGGGATATAAGGGTGGGGTCCTCATCGGCCTCGGCCTGGCCGCTGCGGGAGGACTCCTGTTCATCCCGGCCTCCCACGTGATGACCTACTCGATGTTCCTGGCCGCGCTGTTCACCCTAGCCTCAGGGCTGTCCATTCTCGAGACGAGTGCCAACCCCTTCGTCATGTCGATGGGACCAGAACACAACGCCACTCGGCGCCTTAACTTCGCTCAGGCCTTCAATCCCATCGGCTCCAACCTCGGGGTACTGATCGCGGCGACGCTCATCCTGCCCCACATCAGTCCCGCAACGGCGGAGCAGCGGGCGTCCATGAGTGAGGCCGAGCTGCTCTCCACCCGCTCTTCCGAGCTGCAGGCCGTCATGGGACCCTTCGTGGCACTCAGTCTGTTCTATATCGCTCTGGCGGTGTCGATCGCCTTCGTCAAGGTTACTGAGACGCCTGTGGTCTCCACGGGGCAGCCGGCCCCATCGGAGGGGCGGCTCAGGCGCCTGCTGGGTAACAAGCGCTACAGCTTCGGGGTTGTTGCTCAGTACTTCAACATTGCGGCTCAAACCTGTATCTGGACCTTCACCCTTCACTACGTCACAGATGCCCTAGGGGTGTCGGACAAGGTCGCCGGATACTGGCTGCAGGCGAGTCTGCTGGTGTTCCTGGTCTTCCGTTTTCTCATGGTCGGGCTCATGGGGCGATTCGATGCTCGCAAACTTATGATCATCATGTGCCTGTTCGGCGTCGGGCTATCACTGTTCGCCATGGTGAGCGTCAATATCGCTGGAGCTGTCGCGGTGGCCCTGATGTCGGCCAGTATCTCGCTGCTGTTCCCAACCATCTACGGCGAGGCCCTCAAGGGGCTGGGCGAGGACACCAAGTTCGGAGCTGCTGGTCTGGTGATGTCTATCATCGGTGGAGCCACAATGCCACTGGTTCAAGGGTGGGTCATGGACCGTACCTCAGCGGCATTCTCCTACGTGACGGTGGGTGTCTGCCTGAGTATCGTCGCCGCCTACGGGTTCTACACGCTGCGCGCGGACCACGAGGATACCGTGACGGTCGCCTCGTCTGCGGCCTGA
- a CDS encoding RbsD/FucU family protein translates to MLRNIPANLSPDLVKILLEMGHGDEILLADANFPGHHLHPTTVRADGLGIPDLLTSILTLMPLDRYSSYQVALMETVGDDPRPPVWDVYEQIWNEAEKDAGPVSVKTIERMAFYDYTPSVYAVVVTGETALYGNLILKKGVL, encoded by the coding sequence ATGCTCCGCAACATTCCCGCCAACCTGTCCCCCGACCTTGTCAAGATCCTGCTCGAGATGGGCCATGGGGATGAGATCCTCCTGGCCGATGCCAACTTCCCCGGGCACCACCTCCACCCCACCACGGTGCGAGCAGATGGTCTGGGTATCCCCGACCTGCTCACATCCATCCTCACCCTCATGCCTCTGGACCGGTACAGCAGCTACCAGGTGGCCCTCATGGAGACAGTGGGCGACGACCCTCGGCCTCCGGTGTGGGACGTCTACGAGCAGATCTGGAACGAGGCGGAGAAGGACGCCGGTCCTGTGAGCGTGAAGACGATCGAGCGCATGGCCTTCTACGACTACACCCCGAGCGTCTACGCCGTCGTCGTCACCGGGGAGACCGCCCTGTACGGGAACCTCATCCTCAAGAAGGGCGTGCTGTGA
- a CDS encoding YceD family protein — MPGLVVDIVDLPRATGSVKNLRIRTPAPADLGTEVIGVPEDSDLVLDVTLTSMDDGVLAHADADLHVHGECVRCLRDLDEDRTVRIDELYLFPEVIETQRAEGDEEADELLAVGETTLDLEPALRDALVPTLPFQPLCRPDCPGLCPDCGQRLEDLPADHHHEVLDPRWSALAGLLESETDQQDEDSEEGRP, encoded by the coding sequence ATGCCAGGACTCGTCGTCGACATCGTCGACCTGCCCCGAGCCACCGGCTCGGTCAAGAACCTGCGGATCCGCACCCCCGCCCCCGCCGACCTGGGCACCGAGGTCATCGGTGTGCCCGAGGACAGCGACCTCGTCCTTGACGTCACCCTGACCTCCATGGACGACGGCGTCCTGGCCCACGCCGACGCCGACCTCCACGTCCACGGCGAGTGCGTGCGCTGCCTGCGCGACCTCGACGAGGACCGCACCGTGAGGATCGACGAGCTCTACCTCTTCCCCGAGGTCATAGAGACCCAGCGGGCCGAGGGCGACGAGGAGGCCGATGAGCTCCTCGCTGTCGGGGAGACCACCTTGGACCTCGAGCCGGCCCTGCGCGACGCCCTGGTGCCCACACTGCCGTTCCAGCCCCTGTGCCGCCCCGACTGCCCCGGGCTGTGCCCGGACTGCGGGCAGCGGCTCGAGGACCTGCCCGCCGACCACCACCACGAGGTCCTCGACCCGCGCTGGTCCGCGCTGGCCGGCCTGCTGGAGTCCGAGACCGACCAGCAGGACGAGGACTCCGAAGAGGGTCGGCCCTGA
- a CDS encoding LacI family DNA-binding transcriptional regulator, translating into MSTRVTLSDVADAVGVSSQTVSRVLNNHPSVRPETRQKVLAAVRALGYEPNLAARSLASGSSGAVGILLTAGLSHGMASTFSAIARAVRERGGTFVLATADGSDSESVRQALAHLHGHRVAATVVLAQRADVLAVLSSQRRPGPIVAIISGQYDFSTLSTVSINQALGARLATEHLLSQGRTRPLHVTGDLSWQDASERLAAYQSVCAEAGVPGRWVGTDAWTGEAGAKVARRLLDSSLPDAIFAGNDDIALGLCHELLAAGVRIPDDVAVIGFDDIPLARWATPSLSSITQDFDALGRVALRLSDELVEGGTPRSVTLTPQLVVRDSTPSRSRVTSS; encoded by the coding sequence GTGTCCACACGCGTGACCCTCAGTGACGTGGCTGACGCGGTCGGAGTCTCGTCTCAGACCGTCTCTCGCGTGCTCAACAACCACCCGTCGGTCCGCCCCGAGACGCGACAGAAGGTACTAGCCGCCGTCCGAGCGCTGGGTTACGAGCCGAACCTCGCCGCCCGTTCACTGGCCTCAGGATCCTCCGGCGCTGTGGGGATTCTGCTGACCGCCGGGCTGTCGCACGGCATGGCCTCCACCTTCTCCGCGATTGCCCGGGCTGTTCGTGAGCGTGGTGGCACCTTCGTCCTTGCCACCGCCGACGGCAGCGACTCGGAATCTGTGAGACAAGCACTCGCTCACCTGCACGGCCACCGCGTGGCCGCCACCGTTGTCCTCGCCCAACGCGCCGATGTCCTCGCCGTACTGTCCTCCCAACGACGCCCCGGCCCCATCGTTGCGATCATCTCCGGCCAGTACGACTTCTCCACGCTGTCGACCGTCTCCATCAACCAGGCCCTGGGAGCCAGACTGGCGACGGAGCACCTCCTCTCCCAGGGCCGAACGCGGCCACTCCATGTCACTGGGGATCTGTCCTGGCAGGACGCCTCTGAGCGACTCGCCGCCTACCAGTCGGTCTGCGCCGAGGCAGGGGTTCCTGGTCGTTGGGTGGGCACAGACGCCTGGACAGGAGAAGCGGGAGCCAAGGTTGCTCGACGCCTGCTCGACAGCAGCCTGCCAGATGCCATCTTTGCCGGTAACGACGACATCGCCCTGGGACTGTGTCACGAGCTCCTCGCCGCCGGCGTGAGGATCCCCGACGACGTCGCCGTCATCGGCTTCGATGACATCCCTCTGGCGCGTTGGGCCACTCCGTCGTTGTCCAGTATCACGCAGGACTTCGACGCCTTGGGACGAGTTGCGCTGCGCCTGTCCGACGAGCTCGTGGAGGGCGGCACCCCTCGCAGCGTCACCTTGACCCCGCAACTGGTGGTTCGGGACTCCACGCCCAGTCGGTCCCGGGTGACGTCGTCATGA
- the rnc gene encoding ribonuclease III, with translation MARRRSAPPARTDTDALVYRWGPSIDAELLDLALTHRSYAHENGGLPTNERLEFLGDSVLGIIVTEYLYRTHAAVPEGQLAKMRAATVSEPALAAVARDLGLGEFIKLGKGEALSGGRDKDSILSDTVEALIGATYLTHGLEETRTVVTRLVSRFLDSARTRGAGLDWKTSLQELTAAHQLGNPGYEVAGTGPDHQRIFTASAIIDGEILGQGTGTSKKIAEHDAAEAAYAAILAARGDGGLDLPGVNEALRADLLTQQDSQHSQQS, from the coding sequence ATGGCCCGGCGCCGCAGCGCCCCGCCCGCGCGCACCGACACCGATGCGCTCGTCTACCGCTGGGGTCCCAGCATTGACGCCGAGCTGCTCGACCTGGCCCTGACCCACCGCTCCTACGCCCATGAGAACGGTGGTCTGCCCACCAACGAGCGCCTCGAGTTCCTGGGCGACTCCGTCCTGGGCATCATCGTCACCGAGTACCTCTACCGCACCCACGCGGCCGTCCCCGAGGGACAGCTCGCCAAGATGCGCGCGGCCACGGTCTCCGAGCCGGCCCTGGCCGCCGTCGCCCGCGACCTGGGGCTGGGGGAGTTCATCAAGCTCGGCAAGGGCGAGGCTCTATCGGGCGGGCGCGACAAGGACTCCATCCTGTCCGACACGGTCGAGGCCCTCATCGGCGCCACCTACCTCACCCACGGCCTGGAGGAGACCCGTACGGTCGTCACCCGGCTCGTCTCGCGCTTCCTGGACTCCGCCCGTACCCGTGGCGCGGGACTGGACTGGAAGACCAGCCTCCAGGAGCTCACCGCCGCCCACCAGCTCGGCAACCCAGGCTACGAGGTGGCCGGCACCGGCCCCGACCACCAGCGGATCTTCACCGCCAGCGCCATCATCGACGGCGAGATCCTGGGACAGGGCACGGGTACCTCGAAGAAGATCGCCGAGCACGACGCCGCCGAGGCCGCCTACGCCGCCATCCTGGCCGCTCGGGGTGACGGCGGACTGGACCTGCCCGGCGTCAACGAGGCCCTGCGCGCTGACCTGCTCACTCAGCAGGACTCCCAGCACTCCCAGCAGAGCTGA
- a CDS encoding L-fucose isomerase gives MPTASYPAIGIRPLIDGRRRGVRESLEDKTAQLAKDVAELISTHLTYPDGSPVRCVVSETAIGGVAEANRCKEQFRTENVCADLTVTASWNYITEVLDLDPSIPHAIWGFNGTERPGAVTLAAAAAAYNMLGIPCFGIYGHDVQDADDSGLTDDVVENILRYARAALGVGLMKGRSYLSIGTVSMGIAGCRVPEQFFVDYLGMRAEYIDMIEIDRRIANGIYDHKEYETALAWAREHLTIGQNRNPEANRFTQEEYDEQFDYCIKMLLIGRDLMEGNPALAELGFVEEADGHDAIAAGFQGQRQWTDYKPNGDILETFLNTTFDWNGKRPEKVFATEGDAGNAVAMLFNSVLTHRPQLFSDVRTYWSPEAVERVTGYRLEGRAEHGFIDLRNSGATTLNATGEEKDAEGNPIIKHWWEITEADIEADLKASTFHAATREYFPGGGFSTHFTTAGGMPVTATRLNFVAGQGPVLQISEGWTVELPDDVRDQIVNRTDPTWPTTFFVPRLTGQGAFTSVYDWMANWGANHTATGYGHFGADLITLASMLRIPVYMHNVERERILRPKAWVPFGTAEPESADFRACATFGPLYR, from the coding sequence ATGCCCACTGCGTCCTACCCCGCCATCGGAATCCGCCCACTCATCGACGGCCGCCGTCGTGGCGTGAGGGAGTCCCTCGAGGACAAGACCGCTCAGCTGGCCAAGGATGTCGCCGAGCTCATCTCCACCCACCTGACCTACCCCGATGGCAGCCCGGTGCGCTGCGTCGTCTCCGAGACCGCGATCGGGGGAGTGGCAGAGGCCAACCGCTGCAAGGAGCAGTTCCGCACCGAGAACGTGTGCGCCGACCTGACCGTCACCGCCTCCTGGAACTACATCACCGAGGTCCTCGACCTCGACCCCTCGATCCCGCACGCCATCTGGGGCTTCAACGGCACCGAGCGCCCCGGGGCCGTGACCCTGGCCGCCGCGGCCGCCGCCTACAACATGCTGGGCATCCCCTGCTTCGGCATCTACGGCCACGACGTCCAGGACGCCGACGACTCCGGCCTGACCGACGACGTCGTCGAGAACATCCTGCGCTACGCTCGCGCAGCCCTGGGGGTCGGCCTCATGAAGGGACGCAGCTACCTCTCGATCGGGACCGTCTCGATGGGGATCGCGGGCTGCCGCGTCCCCGAGCAGTTCTTCGTCGACTACCTGGGAATGCGCGCCGAGTACATCGACATGATCGAGATCGACCGCCGCATCGCCAACGGCATCTACGACCACAAGGAGTACGAGACCGCACTGGCCTGGGCCCGCGAGCACCTCACCATCGGGCAGAACCGCAACCCCGAGGCCAACCGCTTCACTCAGGAGGAGTACGACGAGCAGTTCGACTACTGCATCAAGATGCTCCTCATCGGCCGCGACCTCATGGAGGGCAACCCCGCCCTGGCCGAGCTCGGCTTCGTCGAGGAGGCCGACGGCCACGACGCCATCGCGGCCGGCTTCCAGGGGCAGCGCCAGTGGACGGACTACAAGCCCAACGGCGACATCCTCGAGACCTTCCTCAACACCACCTTCGACTGGAACGGCAAGCGGCCCGAGAAGGTCTTCGCCACGGAGGGCGACGCCGGCAACGCCGTCGCCATGCTCTTCAACTCCGTCCTGACCCACCGCCCCCAGCTCTTCAGCGATGTGCGCACCTACTGGAGCCCCGAGGCCGTTGAGCGGGTCACCGGGTACAGGCTCGAGGGGCGCGCTGAGCACGGGTTCATCGACCTGCGCAACTCCGGGGCGACGACCCTCAACGCCACCGGCGAGGAGAAGGACGCCGAGGGCAACCCGATCATCAAGCACTGGTGGGAGATCACCGAGGCGGACATCGAGGCGGACCTGAAGGCCTCCACCTTCCACGCCGCCACCCGCGAGTACTTCCCCGGAGGCGGGTTCTCCACCCACTTCACCACCGCCGGCGGCATGCCCGTGACCGCGACCCGACTCAACTTCGTGGCCGGCCAGGGCCCGGTCCTCCAGATCTCCGAGGGCTGGACCGTGGAGCTGCCCGACGACGTGCGCGACCAGATCGTCAACCGCACCGACCCGACCTGGCCGACGACCTTCTTCGTTCCGCGGCTGACCGGACAGGGCGCCTTCACCTCCGTCTACGACTGGATGGCCAACTGGGGCGCCAACCACACGGCCACGGGCTACGGACACTTCGGCGCCGACCTCATCACCCTGGCCTCGATGCTGCGCATCCCCGTCTACATGCACAACGTCGAGCGCGAGAGGATCCTGCGCCCCAAGGCGTGGGTGCCCTTCGGCACCGCTGAGCCCGAGAGCGCCGACTTCAGGGCCTGCGCCACCTTCGGGCCGCTCTACCGCTGA
- a CDS encoding rhamnulokinase, with protein MTSTDEHHALALDLGSSSVRAVLGSYRQGAISTEEVFRLHHQVVDDHGTLTWDLERIMDGARRSIVEATERLGRAPDSIGIDTWGVDYGLLDAQGALLRAPRAYRDGRMARWAADLDRAISPEAAWRETGILPQQINTVYQLYADLREEPGLVDRVDRVLPLPDLVSYLLGAPAEAGRAIASTTGLASPGAQCWSAHVLEAAGIPERWMPPLVDDATVAGKTPEGITIVRPGGHDTACAVHALGLANDDVHLFISSGSWSLIGVTVPDPVLDEATLRSGLTNEVRTDGGIRLLRNLTGFWLLQECQRSWNEPDTGALVKAAGECASLGVVIDPDDALFATPGDMPGKIAQWCRDHYKVAPEGPAQTVRLILESLACAHAAYAQGLQNVVGDLLDPASPIHLVGGGARNSLLPAMTAAACNRRVVVGTPEASALGNILAQLEATGTVDPDSRGEVLRRSVRLVDVEPSDSIVDPSTFDAMRERLLNVTAG; from the coding sequence ATGACGAGCACCGACGAGCACCACGCACTCGCACTCGATCTCGGATCCAGCTCCGTACGAGCGGTTCTGGGAAGCTACCGTCAGGGAGCCATCAGCACTGAGGAGGTCTTCCGGCTTCACCACCAGGTGGTGGATGACCACGGCACCCTTACCTGGGACCTCGAGCGCATCATGGACGGTGCTCGTCGGAGCATCGTCGAGGCGACCGAGCGCCTGGGGCGGGCTCCCGACTCCATCGGCATCGACACCTGGGGCGTCGACTACGGCCTCCTTGATGCTCAGGGCGCTCTGCTGCGCGCTCCTCGGGCCTATCGCGACGGGCGCATGGCCCGGTGGGCCGCGGACCTGGATCGGGCCATCTCCCCGGAGGCGGCCTGGCGGGAGACCGGCATCCTGCCCCAGCAGATCAACACGGTCTACCAGCTCTACGCGGACTTGAGGGAGGAGCCCGGCCTCGTTGATCGGGTCGACCGCGTCCTGCCGCTGCCCGACCTGGTGTCGTACCTGCTCGGTGCCCCGGCCGAGGCGGGGCGGGCGATCGCCTCGACCACCGGGCTCGCCTCGCCCGGGGCGCAATGCTGGTCCGCGCACGTGCTGGAGGCCGCCGGAATCCCCGAGCGGTGGATGCCCCCGCTCGTCGACGACGCCACCGTGGCCGGCAAGACGCCGGAGGGGATCACCATCGTGCGCCCCGGCGGACATGACACCGCCTGCGCTGTCCACGCACTCGGGCTGGCGAACGACGACGTGCACCTGTTCATCTCCTCAGGATCTTGGAGCCTCATCGGGGTCACCGTTCCCGATCCGGTCCTGGACGAGGCGACGCTGCGTTCCGGACTGACCAACGAGGTCCGTACCGACGGCGGTATCCGGCTCCTGCGCAACCTCACCGGGTTCTGGCTGCTCCAGGAGTGCCAGCGCTCCTGGAACGAGCCCGACACCGGGGCGCTGGTCAAGGCGGCGGGGGAGTGCGCCTCGCTCGGCGTGGTGATCGACCCCGATGACGCCCTCTTCGCCACTCCCGGGGATATGCCGGGCAAGATCGCCCAATGGTGCCGCGACCACTACAAGGTGGCCCCCGAGGGGCCTGCGCAGACCGTCCGGCTCATCCTCGAGTCTCTCGCCTGCGCGCACGCCGCCTACGCCCAGGGGCTGCAGAACGTCGTCGGCGACCTGCTGGACCCAGCTTCGCCGATCCACCTGGTGGGGGGCGGGGCGCGTAACAGCCTCCTTCCGGCGATGACGGCGGCGGCCTGCAACCGGCGCGTCGTCGTGGGCACACCGGAGGCCAGCGCCCTGGGCAACATCCTCGCCCAGCTCGAGGCCACCGGCACCGTCGACCCGGATTCACGCGGCGAGGTGCTGCGCCGCAGCGTCCGCCTGGTCGACGTCGAGCCCTCCGACTCCATCGTGGACCCCAGCACTTTCGACGCCATGCGGGAGCGGCTGCTCAACGTCACCGCCGGCTGA
- the mutM gene encoding bifunctional DNA-formamidopyrimidine glycosylase/DNA-(apurinic or apyrimidinic site) lyase yields MPELSEVEVVRAGLARHVVGRTVTGVEVLDPRPLRRQDGGAQAFVDRITGRTVTAAVRRGKFLWLPLDDGRALSAHLGMSGQLLVRGTTTAAASEPDPEPVSAAAFLTDPSAQHGGRPVDLSATEQPRYVRDISTSPRHLRVRLHLSTYPSADPSAGEGPVPGAGSGDGAVLDLVDQRMLGGLHVVDLVPTADGAPGGMGSPEPLLPADATHIARDLLDPSLERTGPGGVVTRVRASKRAIKTLLLDQGLVSGIGNIYADEGLWEAGVHGLRPGAAIGPRGVARILESTAEVMRRALEAGGTSFDALYVDVEGASGFFARELRAYGRQGQDCRRCGTSMLREVLGGRSHTYCPRCQTRPRRSR; encoded by the coding sequence ATGCCCGAGCTCTCAGAGGTCGAGGTCGTGCGCGCCGGGCTCGCCCGGCACGTCGTCGGACGCACGGTCACCGGTGTCGAGGTCCTCGACCCGCGTCCCCTGCGCCGCCAGGACGGGGGAGCACAGGCCTTCGTCGACCGGATCACCGGACGCACCGTCACCGCGGCCGTCCGGCGGGGGAAGTTCCTGTGGCTGCCGCTGGATGACGGCCGCGCCCTGTCGGCCCACCTGGGTATGAGCGGCCAGCTGCTCGTACGCGGCACCACCACCGCGGCCGCCTCCGAACCGGATCCGGAGCCTGTGAGTGCCGCGGCCTTCCTGACGGATCCGAGTGCACAGCACGGAGGGCGCCCGGTGGACCTGAGCGCCACCGAGCAGCCCCGCTACGTGCGGGACATCTCGACCTCGCCGCGCCACCTGCGCGTGCGGCTCCATCTCAGCACCTATCCGAGCGCCGACCCGAGTGCCGGCGAAGGACCCGTCCCGGGGGCGGGCTCCGGCGACGGCGCGGTTCTCGACCTGGTCGACCAGCGCATGCTCGGTGGCCTGCACGTCGTCGACCTGGTCCCCACCGCCGACGGAGCCCCCGGCGGCATGGGCAGCCCCGAACCGCTGCTGCCGGCCGATGCCACCCACATCGCCCGTGACCTGCTCGATCCCTCCCTGGAGCGCACCGGTCCCGGTGGGGTCGTTACCCGGGTGCGCGCCTCGAAACGAGCCATCAAGACCCTCTTGCTCGATCAGGGGCTCGTCTCCGGCATCGGCAACATCTACGCCGACGAGGGCCTGTGGGAGGCCGGGGTGCACGGTCTGAGGCCGGGGGCGGCGATCGGTCCCCGGGGCGTGGCCCGGATCCTTGAGTCCACGGCCGAGGTCATGCGCCGGGCCCTGGAGGCCGGCGGCACGAGCTTCGACGCCCTCTACGTCGACGTCGAGGGCGCCTCCGGCTTCTTCGCCCGTGAGCTTCGGGCCTACGGGCGCCAGGGGCAGGACTGCCGCCGCTGCGGGACCAGCATGCTCCGCGAGGTCCTGGGCGGACGCTCCCACACATACTGCCCCCGCTGCCAGACCCGGCCGCGCCGCTCCAGGTGA
- a CDS encoding ATPase, producing the protein MTTSRDAGDDLLRILDELDELITNARSMPMSASVIVNRETAHQLIDRARDAVPTAVHRAEKIVADADAVLAEGRAESERLVQYAQEESERLVAGENIVRMANDRADSIVAAAEDKATSLRHGADEYSDRTLASLEAEVAKVAEQIRAGREVLAGRLGGGLDQEVEVQEPVRRRSGWSVDPSAR; encoded by the coding sequence GTGACGACCAGCCGCGATGCCGGAGACGACCTGCTGCGCATCCTCGACGAGCTCGATGAGCTCATCACCAACGCACGTTCCATGCCCATGAGCGCGTCCGTGATCGTCAACCGGGAAACCGCCCATCAACTCATCGATCGGGCCCGTGACGCGGTCCCCACCGCCGTCCACCGAGCTGAGAAGATCGTTGCCGACGCCGACGCCGTCCTGGCCGAAGGACGCGCCGAGTCCGAGCGGCTTGTCCAGTACGCCCAGGAGGAGTCCGAGCGCCTGGTGGCCGGGGAGAACATCGTGCGCATGGCCAACGACCGGGCCGACAGCATCGTGGCCGCTGCCGAGGACAAGGCCACCTCCCTGCGCCACGGGGCGGACGAGTACTCAGACCGAACCCTGGCCTCCCTGGAGGCCGAGGTCGCCAAGGTCGCCGAGCAGATCCGCGCCGGCCGTGAGGTCCTGGCCGGCCGCCTGGGTGGCGGCCTGGACCAGGAGGTGGAGGTCCAGGAGCCCGTCCGCCGTCGCTCCGGCTGGTCCGTGGACCCCTCCGCCCGCTGA
- the coaD gene encoding pantetheine-phosphate adenylyltransferase: MSLAVYPGSFDPLTLGHVDIAARATTLFDVVVIGIAHNATKAGRHLLDVEERLSLARASISRLPGVEVDLVPGLLADYCRQRGATAIIKGLRNGSDLDAELPMALLNRDLGAPETVFLTASPAHVHISSSLVKDVAGYGRDVSTLVPPAVARALESRLTEISRPSSQTNDSPGPTPTGTQPGRFVGADQTREDLP, translated from the coding sequence ATGAGCCTGGCCGTCTACCCCGGAAGCTTCGACCCCCTCACTCTGGGGCACGTCGATATCGCCGCCCGCGCGACCACGCTCTTCGACGTCGTCGTCATCGGGATCGCCCACAACGCCACCAAGGCCGGGCGCCACCTGCTCGATGTCGAGGAACGCCTGTCCCTGGCCAGGGCCTCCATCTCCCGCCTGCCCGGTGTCGAGGTGGACCTCGTTCCCGGCCTGCTGGCCGACTACTGCCGTCAGCGCGGTGCGACCGCCATCATCAAGGGGCTGCGCAACGGCAGCGACCTAGATGCCGAGCTGCCCATGGCGCTGCTCAATCGGGACCTGGGTGCCCCCGAGACGGTCTTCCTGACCGCTTCTCCCGCCCACGTCCACATCTCCTCCTCCCTCGTCAAGGATGTTGCCGGCTACGGCCGGGACGTCTCCACGCTCGTTCCACCCGCCGTCGCCCGTGCCCTGGAGTCCCGACTGACCGAGATCAGCCGGCCGTCCAGCCAGACCAACGACTCTCCAGGACCCACCCCGACCGGGACCCAGCCAGGCCGCTTCGTCGGCGCCGACCAGACACGAGAGGACCTACCGTGA
- a CDS encoding response regulator: MSMAYTPSSEIVRVMIVDDHEIVRRGIAEIIDRADGLDVVAEAGSRAEAVRRAELVRPDVILVDLQLPDGTGIELMQELRESVPQALPIVLTSFDDDEALAEALAAGARAYLLKTVHGAEISDVVRAVASGRVLLDERTVTRRRADHDDPTADLTNAERKVLDLIGDGLSNREIGERLGVAEKTVKNHITSLLAKMGLQRRTQVAAWVAGQRASGWRNG; encoded by the coding sequence ATGAGCATGGCATACACCCCCTCCTCGGAGATCGTCCGCGTCATGATCGTGGACGACCACGAGATCGTCCGCCGCGGCATCGCCGAGATCATCGACCGCGCTGACGGGCTCGACGTCGTTGCCGAGGCGGGCTCCCGAGCGGAGGCGGTACGTCGGGCCGAGCTGGTTCGCCCCGACGTCATCCTCGTGGACCTCCAGCTGCCCGACGGCACGGGCATCGAGCTCATGCAGGAGCTGCGCGAGTCGGTGCCCCAGGCCCTGCCCATCGTGCTGACCTCCTTCGACGACGATGAGGCTCTGGCCGAGGCCCTGGCCGCCGGGGCCCGGGCCTACCTGCTCAAGACCGTCCACGGCGCCGAGATCAGCGACGTCGTGCGGGCCGTCGCCTCCGGGCGCGTCCTGCTCGACGAGCGCACCGTCACGCGCCGCAGGGCCGACCACGACGATCCCACCGCCGACCTGACCAACGCCGAGCGCAAGGTGCTCGACCTCATCGGCGACGGTCTATCCAATCGGGAGATCGGTGAACGCCTCGGGGTCGCCGAGAAGACGGTCAAGAACCACATCACCTCCCTGCTGGCCAAGATGGGCTTGCAGCGGCGCACCCAGGTCGCCGCCTGGGTGGCCGGCCAGCGCGCCTCGGGCTGGCGCAACGGCTGA